One genomic segment of Theobroma cacao cultivar B97-61/B2 chromosome 6, Criollo_cocoa_genome_V2, whole genome shotgun sequence includes these proteins:
- the LOC18596002 gene encoding protein transport protein SEC13 homolog B, with protein sequence MPPQKIETGHQDTVHDVAMDYYGKRIASASSDTTIKIAGVSNNTHQHLATLSAHQGPVWQVAWAHPKFGPLLASCSYDGRVIIWKEGNQNEWSQAHVFEDHKSSVNSIAWAPHELGLCLACGSSDGNISVFTARADGGWDTSRIDQAHPVGVTSVSWAPSTAPGALVGSGLLDPVQKLCSGGCDNTVKVWKLYNGIWKMDCFPALQMHTDWVRDVAWAPNLGLPKSTIASASQDGKVIIWTVAKEGDQWEGKVLHDFNTPVWRVSWSLTGNILAVADGNNNVTLWKEAVDGEWQQVTVVEP encoded by the coding sequence ATGCCTCCACAAAAGATCGAAACTGGCCACCAGGACACGGTCCATGATGTGGCCATGGATTACTATGGTAAGCGAATCGCCAGTGCCTCATCAGACACCACAATTAAGATAGCTGGGGTCAGCAACAATACCCATCAGCACTTAGCGACTTTGTCGGCTCACCAAGGACCAGTATGGCAGGTGGCTTGGGCTCACCCAAAGTTTGGCCCCTTACTTGCTTCATGTTCTTATGATGGGCGTGTGATTATATGGAAGGAAGGCAATCAGAATGAATGGAGCCAGGCTCATGTTTTTGAGGACCATAAGTCATCTGTTAATTCAATTGCTTGGGCTCCTCATGAACTGGGACTTTGTTTGGCATGTGGTTCTTCTGATGGAAATATATCAGTTTTCACTGCAAGGGCAGACGGAGGCTGGGACACTTCAAGGATTGACCAGGCTCACCCGGTTGGTGTAACTTCTGTTTCGTGGGCTCCATCAACGGCACCTGGGGCTCTTGTTGGTTCTGGTTTGCTTGACCCTGTTCAGAAACTTTGCTCAGGTGGCTGTGATAACACTGTAAAGGTGTGGAAGCTCTACAATGGAATCTGGAAGATGGACTGCTTTCCAGCTCTTCAAATGCATACTGATTGGGTACGGGATGTTGCTTGGGCACCCAATTTGGGGTTGCCAAAATCTACTATTGCAAGTGCATCACAGGATGGGAAAGTAATTATATGGACTGTGGCCAAAGAAGGGGATCAGTGGGAAGGTAAAGTACTGCATGATTTTAATACCCCTGTCTGGAGGGTATCATGGTCACTGACAGGTAACATATTAGCTGTAGCTGATGGGAACAACAATGTGACCTTGTGGAAAGAAGCTGTAGACGGAGAGTGGCAACAGGTGACAGTTGTTGAGCCATAG